In one Phyllostomus discolor isolate MPI-MPIP mPhyDis1 chromosome 8, mPhyDis1.pri.v3, whole genome shotgun sequence genomic region, the following are encoded:
- the ZNF692 gene encoding zinc finger protein 692 isoform X2 — translation MAASTADASHRRREKRRQLDARRSKCRIRLGGHMEQWCLLKERLGFSLHSQLAKFLLDRYTSSGCGLCAGPKPFPPKGLQYLVLLSHAHSQECSLVPGLRGPGGRDGGLVWECSAGHTFSWGPSSGPTPPAESKPALLPSTSQRTWCPEARGGQEPTGEDEGGDADESEEEMLSDASPWTYSSSSDNCEPDGPRLLPSPVTHALKEGEIALDTAAAPTSLARPPSSAPAVSPGASLPVEGGVELELNRTPQVAQQSEPLASPGSQAQSSLVVAWDKDHAQIGPKRIRKAAKKELLPCDFPGCGRIFSNRQYLNHHKKYQHIHQKSFSCPEPACGKSFNFKKHLKEHVKLHSDTRDYICEFCARSFRTSSNLVIHQRIHTGEKPLQCEICGFTCRQKASLNWHRRKHAETAATLRFPCKVCGKRFEKPDSVAAHCSKSHPAVLLATSEQLDQVEPCPSISAPALLGSRDECRPPQVLQALTLLPKQ, via the exons ATGGCTGCCTCCACGGCAGACGCGTCTCACAGGCGGCGGGAGAAGCGGCGGCAGCTGGACGCGCGCCGCAGCAAGTGTCGCATCCGCCTGGGCGGCCACATGGAACAGTGGTGCCTCCTCAAGGAGCGGCTGGGATTCTCCCTGCACTCGCAGCTCGCCAAGTTCCTGCTTGACCG GTACACTTCTTCAGGCTGTGGGCTCTGTGCAG GTCCCAAGCCTTTTCCCCCCAAGGGTCTGCAGTATCTGGTTCTCCTATCTCATGCCCACAGTCAAGAGTGCAGCCTGGTGCCTGGGCtccgggggcctgggggccgaGATGGTGGGCTTGTGTGGGAGTGCTCAGCAGGCCACACCTTCTCCTGGGGCCCCTCTTCAGGCCCCACACCTCCAGCGGAGTCCAAGCCAGCCCTCCTTCCAAGTACTTCCCAGAGAACCTGGTGcccagaggccaggggtgggcaggagccTACAG GAGAAGACGAGGGGGGTGATGCAGATGAGAGTGAAGAGGAGATGCTCAGTGATGCCAGCCCATGGACCTATAGCTCTTCCTCAGACAA CTGTGAGCCAGATGGCCCCagactccttccttcccctgttacCCATGCACTTAAGGAGGGAGAGATAGCCCTGGACACTGCAGCTGCCCCTACTTCTCTAGCTAGACCACCCTCATCAGCACCTGCAGTGAGTCCTGGAGCTTCTCTGCCTGTGGAAGGTGGGGTAGAGCTGGAGCTCAATCGAACCCCTCAAGTGGCCCAGCAATCTGAGCCCCTGGCCAG CCCTGGGAGTCAGGCCCAGTCTTCTCTGGTTGTAGCCTGGGACAAGGACCATGCACAGATCGGCCCCAAGAGAATTCG GAAAGCTGCCAAAAAGGAGCTGCTGCCTTGTGACTTCCCTGGCTGTGGAAGGATCTTCTCCAACCGGCAATATTTGAAT CACCACAAGAAGTACCAGCACATCCACCAGAAGTCCTTCTCCTGCCCAGAGCCAGCCTGCGGAAAGTCCTTCAACTTCAAGAAACACCTGAAGGAGCATGTGAAGCTGCACAGTG ACACTCGGGACTACATCTGTGAATTCTGCGCCCGGTCTTTCCGCACCAGCAGCAACCTGGTCATCCATCAGCGcatccacactggagagaaaccacTGCA GTGTGAAATCTGTGGGTTCACTTGCCGCCAGAAGGCCTCCCTGAACTGGCACCGGCGCAAGCATGCAGAGACAGCAGCCACCCTGCGCTTCCCCTGCAAGGTCTGTGGCAAGCGCTTTGAGAAACCAGACAGCGTTGCAGCTCACTGCAGTAAAAGCCATCCGGCTGTGCTCCTGGCCACATCAGAGCAACTTGACCAGGTGGAGCCCTGTCCTAGCATCTCTGCCCCTGCACTCCTGGGGTCCAGGGATGAGTGCAGGCCCCCTCAGGTTCTGCAGGCTCTGACCCTGCTTCCTAAGCAGTAA
- the ZNF692 gene encoding zinc finger protein 692 isoform X4: MAASTADASHRRREKRRQLDARRSKCRIRLGGHMEQWCLLKERLGFSLHSQLAKFLLDRYTSSGCGLCAGLESEHEKRTQEARVLRGMQPPPEFFLPPGEDEGGDADESEEEMLSDASPWTYSSSSDNCEPDGPRLLPSPVTHALKEGEIALDTAAAPTSLARPPSSAPAVSPGASLPVEGGVELELNRTPQVAQQSEPLASPGSQAQSSLVVAWDKDHAQIGPKRIRKAAKKELLPCDFPGCGRIFSNRQYLNHHKKYQHIHQKSFSCPEPACGKSFNFKKHLKEHVKLHSDTRDYICEFCARSFRTSSNLVIHQRIHTGEKPLQCEICGFTCRQKASLNWHRRKHAETAATLRFPCKVCGKRFEKPDSVAAHCSKSHPAVLLATSEQLDQVEPCPSISAPALLGSRDECRPPQVLQALTLLPKQ; this comes from the exons ATGGCTGCCTCCACGGCAGACGCGTCTCACAGGCGGCGGGAGAAGCGGCGGCAGCTGGACGCGCGCCGCAGCAAGTGTCGCATCCGCCTGGGCGGCCACATGGAACAGTGGTGCCTCCTCAAGGAGCGGCTGGGATTCTCCCTGCACTCGCAGCTCGCCAAGTTCCTGCTTGACCG GTACACTTCTTCAGGCTGTGGGCTCTGTGCAG GTTTGGAATCTGAGCATGAGAAGAGGACTCAGGAGGCAAGGGTGCTCAG GGGAATGCAACCCCCACCAGAGTTCTTTCTGCCCCCAGGAGAAGACGAGGGGGGTGATGCAGATGAGAGTGAAGAGGAGATGCTCAGTGATGCCAGCCCATGGACCTATAGCTCTTCCTCAGACAA CTGTGAGCCAGATGGCCCCagactccttccttcccctgttacCCATGCACTTAAGGAGGGAGAGATAGCCCTGGACACTGCAGCTGCCCCTACTTCTCTAGCTAGACCACCCTCATCAGCACCTGCAGTGAGTCCTGGAGCTTCTCTGCCTGTGGAAGGTGGGGTAGAGCTGGAGCTCAATCGAACCCCTCAAGTGGCCCAGCAATCTGAGCCCCTGGCCAG CCCTGGGAGTCAGGCCCAGTCTTCTCTGGTTGTAGCCTGGGACAAGGACCATGCACAGATCGGCCCCAAGAGAATTCG GAAAGCTGCCAAAAAGGAGCTGCTGCCTTGTGACTTCCCTGGCTGTGGAAGGATCTTCTCCAACCGGCAATATTTGAAT CACCACAAGAAGTACCAGCACATCCACCAGAAGTCCTTCTCCTGCCCAGAGCCAGCCTGCGGAAAGTCCTTCAACTTCAAGAAACACCTGAAGGAGCATGTGAAGCTGCACAGTG ACACTCGGGACTACATCTGTGAATTCTGCGCCCGGTCTTTCCGCACCAGCAGCAACCTGGTCATCCATCAGCGcatccacactggagagaaaccacTGCA GTGTGAAATCTGTGGGTTCACTTGCCGCCAGAAGGCCTCCCTGAACTGGCACCGGCGCAAGCATGCAGAGACAGCAGCCACCCTGCGCTTCCCCTGCAAGGTCTGTGGCAAGCGCTTTGAGAAACCAGACAGCGTTGCAGCTCACTGCAGTAAAAGCCATCCGGCTGTGCTCCTGGCCACATCAGAGCAACTTGACCAGGTGGAGCCCTGTCCTAGCATCTCTGCCCCTGCACTCCTGGGGTCCAGGGATGAGTGCAGGCCCCCTCAGGTTCTGCAGGCTCTGACCCTGCTTCCTAAGCAGTAA
- the ZNF692 gene encoding zinc finger protein 692 isoform X3: MPTVKSAAWCLGSGGLGAEMVGLCGSAQQATPSPGAPLQAPHLQRSPSQPSFQVLPREPGAQRPGVGRSLQPKVCSTLTLPVPTGLESEHEKRTQEARVLRGMQPPPEFFLPPGEDEGGDADESEEEMLSDASPWTYSSSSDNCEPDGPRLLPSPVTHALKEGEIALDTAAAPTSLARPPSSAPAVSPGASLPVEGGVELELNRTPQVAQQSEPLASPGSQAQSSLVVAWDKDHAQIGPKRIRKAAKKELLPCDFPGCGRIFSNRQYLNHHKKYQHIHQKSFSCPEPACGKSFNFKKHLKEHVKLHSDTRDYICEFCARSFRTSSNLVIHQRIHTGEKPLQCEICGFTCRQKASLNWHRRKHAETAATLRFPCKVCGKRFEKPDSVAAHCSKSHPAVLLATSEQLDQVEPCPSISAPALLGSRDECRPPQVLQALTLLPKQ, from the exons ATGCCCACAGTCAAGAGTGCAGCCTGGTGCCTGGGCtccgggggcctgggggccgaGATGGTGGGCTTGTGTGGGAGTGCTCAGCAGGCCACACCTTCTCCTGGGGCCCCTCTTCAGGCCCCACACCTCCAGCGGAGTCCAAGCCAGCCCTCCTTCCAAGTACTTCCCAGAGAACCTGGTGcccagaggccaggggtgggcaggagccTACAG CCCAAAGTTTGTTCCACTTTGACCCTACCTGTGCCAACAGGTTTGGAATCTGAGCATGAGAAGAGGACTCAGGAGGCAAGGGTGCTCAG GGGAATGCAACCCCCACCAGAGTTCTTTCTGCCCCCAGGAGAAGACGAGGGGGGTGATGCAGATGAGAGTGAAGAGGAGATGCTCAGTGATGCCAGCCCATGGACCTATAGCTCTTCCTCAGACAA CTGTGAGCCAGATGGCCCCagactccttccttcccctgttacCCATGCACTTAAGGAGGGAGAGATAGCCCTGGACACTGCAGCTGCCCCTACTTCTCTAGCTAGACCACCCTCATCAGCACCTGCAGTGAGTCCTGGAGCTTCTCTGCCTGTGGAAGGTGGGGTAGAGCTGGAGCTCAATCGAACCCCTCAAGTGGCCCAGCAATCTGAGCCCCTGGCCAG CCCTGGGAGTCAGGCCCAGTCTTCTCTGGTTGTAGCCTGGGACAAGGACCATGCACAGATCGGCCCCAAGAGAATTCG GAAAGCTGCCAAAAAGGAGCTGCTGCCTTGTGACTTCCCTGGCTGTGGAAGGATCTTCTCCAACCGGCAATATTTGAAT CACCACAAGAAGTACCAGCACATCCACCAGAAGTCCTTCTCCTGCCCAGAGCCAGCCTGCGGAAAGTCCTTCAACTTCAAGAAACACCTGAAGGAGCATGTGAAGCTGCACAGTG ACACTCGGGACTACATCTGTGAATTCTGCGCCCGGTCTTTCCGCACCAGCAGCAACCTGGTCATCCATCAGCGcatccacactggagagaaaccacTGCA GTGTGAAATCTGTGGGTTCACTTGCCGCCAGAAGGCCTCCCTGAACTGGCACCGGCGCAAGCATGCAGAGACAGCAGCCACCCTGCGCTTCCCCTGCAAGGTCTGTGGCAAGCGCTTTGAGAAACCAGACAGCGTTGCAGCTCACTGCAGTAAAAGCCATCCGGCTGTGCTCCTGGCCACATCAGAGCAACTTGACCAGGTGGAGCCCTGTCCTAGCATCTCTGCCCCTGCACTCCTGGGGTCCAGGGATGAGTGCAGGCCCCCTCAGGTTCTGCAGGCTCTGACCCTGCTTCCTAAGCAGTAA
- the ZNF692 gene encoding zinc finger protein 692 isoform X8, with the protein MRRGLRRQGCSGEDEGGDADESEEEMLSDASPWTYSSSSDNCEPDGPRLLPSPVTHALKEGEIALDTAAAPTSLARPPSSAPAVSPGASLPVEGGVELELNRTPQVAQQSEPLASPGSQAQSSLVVAWDKDHAQIGPKRIRKAAKKELLPCDFPGCGRIFSNRQYLNHHKKYQHIHQKSFSCPEPACGKSFNFKKHLKEHVKLHSDTRDYICEFCARSFRTSSNLVIHQRIHTGEKPLQCEICGFTCRQKASLNWHRRKHAETAATLRFPCKVCGKRFEKPDSVAAHCSKSHPAVLLATSEQLDQVEPCPSISAPALLGSRDECRPPQVLQALTLLPKQ; encoded by the exons ATGAGAAGAGGACTCAGGAGGCAAGGGTGCTCAG GAGAAGACGAGGGGGGTGATGCAGATGAGAGTGAAGAGGAGATGCTCAGTGATGCCAGCCCATGGACCTATAGCTCTTCCTCAGACAA CTGTGAGCCAGATGGCCCCagactccttccttcccctgttacCCATGCACTTAAGGAGGGAGAGATAGCCCTGGACACTGCAGCTGCCCCTACTTCTCTAGCTAGACCACCCTCATCAGCACCTGCAGTGAGTCCTGGAGCTTCTCTGCCTGTGGAAGGTGGGGTAGAGCTGGAGCTCAATCGAACCCCTCAAGTGGCCCAGCAATCTGAGCCCCTGGCCAG CCCTGGGAGTCAGGCCCAGTCTTCTCTGGTTGTAGCCTGGGACAAGGACCATGCACAGATCGGCCCCAAGAGAATTCG GAAAGCTGCCAAAAAGGAGCTGCTGCCTTGTGACTTCCCTGGCTGTGGAAGGATCTTCTCCAACCGGCAATATTTGAAT CACCACAAGAAGTACCAGCACATCCACCAGAAGTCCTTCTCCTGCCCAGAGCCAGCCTGCGGAAAGTCCTTCAACTTCAAGAAACACCTGAAGGAGCATGTGAAGCTGCACAGTG ACACTCGGGACTACATCTGTGAATTCTGCGCCCGGTCTTTCCGCACCAGCAGCAACCTGGTCATCCATCAGCGcatccacactggagagaaaccacTGCA GTGTGAAATCTGTGGGTTCACTTGCCGCCAGAAGGCCTCCCTGAACTGGCACCGGCGCAAGCATGCAGAGACAGCAGCCACCCTGCGCTTCCCCTGCAAGGTCTGTGGCAAGCGCTTTGAGAAACCAGACAGCGTTGCAGCTCACTGCAGTAAAAGCCATCCGGCTGTGCTCCTGGCCACATCAGAGCAACTTGACCAGGTGGAGCCCTGTCCTAGCATCTCTGCCCCTGCACTCCTGGGGTCCAGGGATGAGTGCAGGCCCCCTCAGGTTCTGCAGGCTCTGACCCTGCTTCCTAAGCAGTAA
- the ZNF692 gene encoding zinc finger protein 692 isoform X5: MPTVKSAAWCLGSGGLGAEMVGLCGSAQQATPSPGAPLQAPHLQRSPSQPSFQVLPREPGAQRPGVGRSLQVWNLSMRRGLRRQGCSGEDEGGDADESEEEMLSDASPWTYSSSSDNCEPDGPRLLPSPVTHALKEGEIALDTAAAPTSLARPPSSAPAVSPGASLPVEGGVELELNRTPQVAQQSEPLASPGSQAQSSLVVAWDKDHAQIGPKRIRKAAKKELLPCDFPGCGRIFSNRQYLNHHKKYQHIHQKSFSCPEPACGKSFNFKKHLKEHVKLHSDTRDYICEFCARSFRTSSNLVIHQRIHTGEKPLQCEICGFTCRQKASLNWHRRKHAETAATLRFPCKVCGKRFEKPDSVAAHCSKSHPAVLLATSEQLDQVEPCPSISAPALLGSRDECRPPQVLQALTLLPKQ, encoded by the exons ATGCCCACAGTCAAGAGTGCAGCCTGGTGCCTGGGCtccgggggcctgggggccgaGATGGTGGGCTTGTGTGGGAGTGCTCAGCAGGCCACACCTTCTCCTGGGGCCCCTCTTCAGGCCCCACACCTCCAGCGGAGTCCAAGCCAGCCCTCCTTCCAAGTACTTCCCAGAGAACCTGGTGcccagaggccaggggtgggcaggagccTACAG GTTTGGAATCTGAGCATGAGAAGAGGACTCAGGAGGCAAGGGTGCTCAG GAGAAGACGAGGGGGGTGATGCAGATGAGAGTGAAGAGGAGATGCTCAGTGATGCCAGCCCATGGACCTATAGCTCTTCCTCAGACAA CTGTGAGCCAGATGGCCCCagactccttccttcccctgttacCCATGCACTTAAGGAGGGAGAGATAGCCCTGGACACTGCAGCTGCCCCTACTTCTCTAGCTAGACCACCCTCATCAGCACCTGCAGTGAGTCCTGGAGCTTCTCTGCCTGTGGAAGGTGGGGTAGAGCTGGAGCTCAATCGAACCCCTCAAGTGGCCCAGCAATCTGAGCCCCTGGCCAG CCCTGGGAGTCAGGCCCAGTCTTCTCTGGTTGTAGCCTGGGACAAGGACCATGCACAGATCGGCCCCAAGAGAATTCG GAAAGCTGCCAAAAAGGAGCTGCTGCCTTGTGACTTCCCTGGCTGTGGAAGGATCTTCTCCAACCGGCAATATTTGAAT CACCACAAGAAGTACCAGCACATCCACCAGAAGTCCTTCTCCTGCCCAGAGCCAGCCTGCGGAAAGTCCTTCAACTTCAAGAAACACCTGAAGGAGCATGTGAAGCTGCACAGTG ACACTCGGGACTACATCTGTGAATTCTGCGCCCGGTCTTTCCGCACCAGCAGCAACCTGGTCATCCATCAGCGcatccacactggagagaaaccacTGCA GTGTGAAATCTGTGGGTTCACTTGCCGCCAGAAGGCCTCCCTGAACTGGCACCGGCGCAAGCATGCAGAGACAGCAGCCACCCTGCGCTTCCCCTGCAAGGTCTGTGGCAAGCGCTTTGAGAAACCAGACAGCGTTGCAGCTCACTGCAGTAAAAGCCATCCGGCTGTGCTCCTGGCCACATCAGAGCAACTTGACCAGGTGGAGCCCTGTCCTAGCATCTCTGCCCCTGCACTCCTGGGGTCCAGGGATGAGTGCAGGCCCCCTCAGGTTCTGCAGGCTCTGACCCTGCTTCCTAAGCAGTAA
- the ZNF692 gene encoding zinc finger protein 692 isoform X1, with product MAASTADASHRRREKRRQLDARRSKCRIRLGGHMEQWCLLKERLGFSLHSQLAKFLLDRYTSSGCGLCAGPKPFPPKGLQYLVLLSHAHSQECSLVPGLRGPGGRDGGLVWECSAGHTFSWGPSSGPTPPAESKPALLPSTSQRTWCPEARGGQEPTGLESEHEKRTQEARVLRGMQPPPEFFLPPGEDEGGDADESEEEMLSDASPWTYSSSSDNCEPDGPRLLPSPVTHALKEGEIALDTAAAPTSLARPPSSAPAVSPGASLPVEGGVELELNRTPQVAQQSEPLASPGSQAQSSLVVAWDKDHAQIGPKRIRKAAKKELLPCDFPGCGRIFSNRQYLNHHKKYQHIHQKSFSCPEPACGKSFNFKKHLKEHVKLHSDTRDYICEFCARSFRTSSNLVIHQRIHTGEKPLQCEICGFTCRQKASLNWHRRKHAETAATLRFPCKVCGKRFEKPDSVAAHCSKSHPAVLLATSEQLDQVEPCPSISAPALLGSRDECRPPQVLQALTLLPKQ from the exons ATGGCTGCCTCCACGGCAGACGCGTCTCACAGGCGGCGGGAGAAGCGGCGGCAGCTGGACGCGCGCCGCAGCAAGTGTCGCATCCGCCTGGGCGGCCACATGGAACAGTGGTGCCTCCTCAAGGAGCGGCTGGGATTCTCCCTGCACTCGCAGCTCGCCAAGTTCCTGCTTGACCG GTACACTTCTTCAGGCTGTGGGCTCTGTGCAG GTCCCAAGCCTTTTCCCCCCAAGGGTCTGCAGTATCTGGTTCTCCTATCTCATGCCCACAGTCAAGAGTGCAGCCTGGTGCCTGGGCtccgggggcctgggggccgaGATGGTGGGCTTGTGTGGGAGTGCTCAGCAGGCCACACCTTCTCCTGGGGCCCCTCTTCAGGCCCCACACCTCCAGCGGAGTCCAAGCCAGCCCTCCTTCCAAGTACTTCCCAGAGAACCTGGTGcccagaggccaggggtgggcaggagccTACAG GTTTGGAATCTGAGCATGAGAAGAGGACTCAGGAGGCAAGGGTGCTCAG GGGAATGCAACCCCCACCAGAGTTCTTTCTGCCCCCAGGAGAAGACGAGGGGGGTGATGCAGATGAGAGTGAAGAGGAGATGCTCAGTGATGCCAGCCCATGGACCTATAGCTCTTCCTCAGACAA CTGTGAGCCAGATGGCCCCagactccttccttcccctgttacCCATGCACTTAAGGAGGGAGAGATAGCCCTGGACACTGCAGCTGCCCCTACTTCTCTAGCTAGACCACCCTCATCAGCACCTGCAGTGAGTCCTGGAGCTTCTCTGCCTGTGGAAGGTGGGGTAGAGCTGGAGCTCAATCGAACCCCTCAAGTGGCCCAGCAATCTGAGCCCCTGGCCAG CCCTGGGAGTCAGGCCCAGTCTTCTCTGGTTGTAGCCTGGGACAAGGACCATGCACAGATCGGCCCCAAGAGAATTCG GAAAGCTGCCAAAAAGGAGCTGCTGCCTTGTGACTTCCCTGGCTGTGGAAGGATCTTCTCCAACCGGCAATATTTGAAT CACCACAAGAAGTACCAGCACATCCACCAGAAGTCCTTCTCCTGCCCAGAGCCAGCCTGCGGAAAGTCCTTCAACTTCAAGAAACACCTGAAGGAGCATGTGAAGCTGCACAGTG ACACTCGGGACTACATCTGTGAATTCTGCGCCCGGTCTTTCCGCACCAGCAGCAACCTGGTCATCCATCAGCGcatccacactggagagaaaccacTGCA GTGTGAAATCTGTGGGTTCACTTGCCGCCAGAAGGCCTCCCTGAACTGGCACCGGCGCAAGCATGCAGAGACAGCAGCCACCCTGCGCTTCCCCTGCAAGGTCTGTGGCAAGCGCTTTGAGAAACCAGACAGCGTTGCAGCTCACTGCAGTAAAAGCCATCCGGCTGTGCTCCTGGCCACATCAGAGCAACTTGACCAGGTGGAGCCCTGTCCTAGCATCTCTGCCCCTGCACTCCTGGGGTCCAGGGATGAGTGCAGGCCCCCTCAGGTTCTGCAGGCTCTGACCCTGCTTCCTAAGCAGTAA
- the ZNF692 gene encoding zinc finger protein 692 isoform X6: MAASTADASHRRREKRRQLDARRSKCRIRLGGHMEQWCLLKERLGFSLHSQLAKFLLDRYTSSGCGLCAGEDEGGDADESEEEMLSDASPWTYSSSSDNCEPDGPRLLPSPVTHALKEGEIALDTAAAPTSLARPPSSAPAVSPGASLPVEGGVELELNRTPQVAQQSEPLASPGSQAQSSLVVAWDKDHAQIGPKRIRKAAKKELLPCDFPGCGRIFSNRQYLNHHKKYQHIHQKSFSCPEPACGKSFNFKKHLKEHVKLHSDTRDYICEFCARSFRTSSNLVIHQRIHTGEKPLQCEICGFTCRQKASLNWHRRKHAETAATLRFPCKVCGKRFEKPDSVAAHCSKSHPAVLLATSEQLDQVEPCPSISAPALLGSRDECRPPQVLQALTLLPKQ; this comes from the exons ATGGCTGCCTCCACGGCAGACGCGTCTCACAGGCGGCGGGAGAAGCGGCGGCAGCTGGACGCGCGCCGCAGCAAGTGTCGCATCCGCCTGGGCGGCCACATGGAACAGTGGTGCCTCCTCAAGGAGCGGCTGGGATTCTCCCTGCACTCGCAGCTCGCCAAGTTCCTGCTTGACCG GTACACTTCTTCAGGCTGTGGGCTCTGTGCAG GAGAAGACGAGGGGGGTGATGCAGATGAGAGTGAAGAGGAGATGCTCAGTGATGCCAGCCCATGGACCTATAGCTCTTCCTCAGACAA CTGTGAGCCAGATGGCCCCagactccttccttcccctgttacCCATGCACTTAAGGAGGGAGAGATAGCCCTGGACACTGCAGCTGCCCCTACTTCTCTAGCTAGACCACCCTCATCAGCACCTGCAGTGAGTCCTGGAGCTTCTCTGCCTGTGGAAGGTGGGGTAGAGCTGGAGCTCAATCGAACCCCTCAAGTGGCCCAGCAATCTGAGCCCCTGGCCAG CCCTGGGAGTCAGGCCCAGTCTTCTCTGGTTGTAGCCTGGGACAAGGACCATGCACAGATCGGCCCCAAGAGAATTCG GAAAGCTGCCAAAAAGGAGCTGCTGCCTTGTGACTTCCCTGGCTGTGGAAGGATCTTCTCCAACCGGCAATATTTGAAT CACCACAAGAAGTACCAGCACATCCACCAGAAGTCCTTCTCCTGCCCAGAGCCAGCCTGCGGAAAGTCCTTCAACTTCAAGAAACACCTGAAGGAGCATGTGAAGCTGCACAGTG ACACTCGGGACTACATCTGTGAATTCTGCGCCCGGTCTTTCCGCACCAGCAGCAACCTGGTCATCCATCAGCGcatccacactggagagaaaccacTGCA GTGTGAAATCTGTGGGTTCACTTGCCGCCAGAAGGCCTCCCTGAACTGGCACCGGCGCAAGCATGCAGAGACAGCAGCCACCCTGCGCTTCCCCTGCAAGGTCTGTGGCAAGCGCTTTGAGAAACCAGACAGCGTTGCAGCTCACTGCAGTAAAAGCCATCCGGCTGTGCTCCTGGCCACATCAGAGCAACTTGACCAGGTGGAGCCCTGTCCTAGCATCTCTGCCCCTGCACTCCTGGGGTCCAGGGATGAGTGCAGGCCCCCTCAGGTTCTGCAGGCTCTGACCCTGCTTCCTAAGCAGTAA
- the ZNF692 gene encoding zinc finger protein 692 isoform X7: MQPPPEFFLPPGEDEGGDADESEEEMLSDASPWTYSSSSDNCEPDGPRLLPSPVTHALKEGEIALDTAAAPTSLARPPSSAPAVSPGASLPVEGGVELELNRTPQVAQQSEPLASPGSQAQSSLVVAWDKDHAQIGPKRIRKAAKKELLPCDFPGCGRIFSNRQYLNHHKKYQHIHQKSFSCPEPACGKSFNFKKHLKEHVKLHSDTRDYICEFCARSFRTSSNLVIHQRIHTGEKPLQCEICGFTCRQKASLNWHRRKHAETAATLRFPCKVCGKRFEKPDSVAAHCSKSHPAVLLATSEQLDQVEPCPSISAPALLGSRDECRPPQVLQALTLLPKQ; this comes from the exons ATGCAACCCCCACCAGAGTTCTTTCTGCCCCCAGGAGAAGACGAGGGGGGTGATGCAGATGAGAGTGAAGAGGAGATGCTCAGTGATGCCAGCCCATGGACCTATAGCTCTTCCTCAGACAA CTGTGAGCCAGATGGCCCCagactccttccttcccctgttacCCATGCACTTAAGGAGGGAGAGATAGCCCTGGACACTGCAGCTGCCCCTACTTCTCTAGCTAGACCACCCTCATCAGCACCTGCAGTGAGTCCTGGAGCTTCTCTGCCTGTGGAAGGTGGGGTAGAGCTGGAGCTCAATCGAACCCCTCAAGTGGCCCAGCAATCTGAGCCCCTGGCCAG CCCTGGGAGTCAGGCCCAGTCTTCTCTGGTTGTAGCCTGGGACAAGGACCATGCACAGATCGGCCCCAAGAGAATTCG GAAAGCTGCCAAAAAGGAGCTGCTGCCTTGTGACTTCCCTGGCTGTGGAAGGATCTTCTCCAACCGGCAATATTTGAAT CACCACAAGAAGTACCAGCACATCCACCAGAAGTCCTTCTCCTGCCCAGAGCCAGCCTGCGGAAAGTCCTTCAACTTCAAGAAACACCTGAAGGAGCATGTGAAGCTGCACAGTG ACACTCGGGACTACATCTGTGAATTCTGCGCCCGGTCTTTCCGCACCAGCAGCAACCTGGTCATCCATCAGCGcatccacactggagagaaaccacTGCA GTGTGAAATCTGTGGGTTCACTTGCCGCCAGAAGGCCTCCCTGAACTGGCACCGGCGCAAGCATGCAGAGACAGCAGCCACCCTGCGCTTCCCCTGCAAGGTCTGTGGCAAGCGCTTTGAGAAACCAGACAGCGTTGCAGCTCACTGCAGTAAAAGCCATCCGGCTGTGCTCCTGGCCACATCAGAGCAACTTGACCAGGTGGAGCCCTGTCCTAGCATCTCTGCCCCTGCACTCCTGGGGTCCAGGGATGAGTGCAGGCCCCCTCAGGTTCTGCAGGCTCTGACCCTGCTTCCTAAGCAGTAA